The following proteins are encoded in a genomic region of Hymenobacter siberiensis:
- a CDS encoding tetratricopeptide repeat protein, producing the protein MPTTQNHPLTKRLIQLINRANFGRYASARFINEVAALLEIPAREGDSTAMYWLGMLNWDGWGTPQNRERALQLLHVAAEASNRKALFNLGVAYDNGFSVAANRMKAFSYFMAAAKLGEAEAMHSVGDMLSTGEGIERNLCKAKYWYLKSAKRGFATAMYDIASCYQQGKGTKQNTRLAVQWFERAVEQGETKALTGLGYCYFKLVSPPNFVLARAYFEQASELGHPNAIYNLGIMAENGHGQPQLLPDAVFWYRKAAELGHEGALLKLASLTGETF; encoded by the coding sequence TTGCCCACAACCCAGAACCATCCTCTCACCAAACGCCTGATACAGCTTATCAATCGGGCGAATTTTGGGCGTTATGCATCCGCTCGGTTTATCAACGAAGTAGCAGCGCTGCTTGAAATACCCGCAAGGGAAGGTGATAGCACCGCAATGTATTGGCTGGGAATGCTCAACTGGGATGGTTGGGGCACTCCTCAGAACCGCGAACGGGCGCTCCAGTTGCTCCATGTTGCGGCGGAAGCAAGCAATCGCAAAGCCTTATTCAACTTGGGCGTTGCCTACGACAACGGATTTTCGGTTGCAGCTAACCGAATGAAAGCATTTTCCTACTTCATGGCAGCTGCGAAGCTTGGTGAGGCAGAGGCCATGCACTCGGTTGGGGACATGCTGAGCACCGGGGAAGGCATTGAGCGCAACCTGTGCAAAGCGAAATATTGGTATTTAAAGTCTGCGAAACGCGGGTTCGCTACCGCGATGTATGACATCGCATCCTGTTACCAACAAGGAAAAGGGACCAAACAAAATACCCGGTTGGCCGTGCAGTGGTTTGAAAGGGCTGTTGAACAGGGTGAAACCAAGGCTTTAACCGGGCTTGGCTATTGCTATTTCAAACTTGTTTCACCACCCAATTTTGTTCTTGCACGCGCTTACTTTGAGCAGGCCAGCGAGCTAGGCCACCCAAACGCTATTTACAACCTCGGCATAATGGCTGAAAATGGGCATGGCCAACCACAGTTATTGCCTGATGCTGTTTTCTGGTACCGGAAGGCTGCTGAACTAGGCCATGAGGGAGCATTGCTCAAACTAGCGTCATTAACAGGCGAAACTTTCTAA
- a CDS encoding LolA family protein — MKKSIPFLLLAVSLALPAAAQQDPKAGKILDQMSAKYQALKAFQATFTQTLENPSAKVKQNINGDIVVSGQKFRLKISGQEVINDGKTTWTYLKNENEVNISDSDPDSQDMSPSQIYTMYKKGYKYTYVQQVTEGGEPLDVIELAPENRQNDVFKVRLKVRKKDASVKSWQMFKKNGNQYTFLIRNFKPNPPTDAGTFAFDKAKYKGVKVVDLR; from the coding sequence ATGAAAAAATCAATCCCCTTCCTGCTCCTCGCGGTTTCGCTGGCCCTGCCCGCCGCTGCCCAGCAGGACCCCAAAGCCGGTAAAATTCTCGACCAGATGAGTGCCAAATATCAGGCGCTTAAAGCCTTCCAGGCTACCTTTACCCAGACGCTGGAAAACCCCAGCGCCAAAGTGAAGCAGAACATCAACGGCGACATCGTGGTGAGCGGTCAGAAATTCCGCCTCAAAATCAGCGGCCAGGAAGTCATCAACGATGGCAAAACTACCTGGACCTATCTGAAGAACGAAAACGAGGTGAACATCTCCGATTCGGACCCGGATTCGCAGGATATGTCGCCCTCGCAGATTTATACGATGTATAAAAAGGGCTACAAGTACACCTACGTGCAGCAGGTGACCGAAGGCGGTGAGCCGCTCGATGTGATTGAGCTGGCCCCCGAAAACCGCCAGAATGACGTGTTTAAAGTGCGTTTAAAGGTGCGCAAGAAGGATGCTTCGGTGAAAAGCTGGCAGATGTTTAAGAAAAACGGCAACCAGTACACGTTCCTCATCAGAAACTTCAAGCCCAATCCGCCCACTGATGCCGGTACGTTTGCCTTCGACAAGGCCAAGTACAAAGGCGTGAAGGTGGTAGACCTGCGCTAG
- a CDS encoding FtsK/SpoIIIE family DNA translocase, protein MADNRYKTPPAGPSANRPNEPKANRRNEPRPNAPAPEAAPAVRPQPRPAAANVPKAARAAQAPAAKPAKPPRAPRGPLPGVGNLLPLLRDRRFHLFVGFGLLLGSLYLTIAFTSFLFTGHADQSVVGAMSTLTVKEAGAESHNWLGLLGAWAAELLIYKLFGVAAFALIPIVFFLGYKIVFRTAPVSVSYVLALGLFSMAWLSILLGYVVVSLAAPGADPVLAHRLDFLCGGVGFEAASWLDSLIGWGTVLLLAFALISFVVFFFNVTSLNLGRFRSLSTEDDADEDAELEAEIAAEQAAAVQPVAPVAPAAPAMTLKTRPAAPEATVTSSAMVAAGGAQATGLALEFDADDEIEEAPAPVKEYEPAPRPGAGLPLAVAGAMVAPAVVAATSAATSAASTAAAALPLVVSGPSFSIEMPTAEEELSVVPSLPASTIPTPLSLADLADGDVPLPASKSPGPQVPKSLEITVPGRDDLDPNAGADIAAVADEDEDPDAMPAGNYDPTLELSRFQFPTLELLNDYGIAKAQVTKEELEANKDRIVETLGHYGISIASIKATIGPTVTLYEIVPEAGVRISKIKALEDDIALSLAALGIRIIAPIPGKGTIGIEVPNTKKEMVSIRSVLGSEKFAKTEMDLPIAFGRTITNEVFVADLAKMPHLLMAGATGQGKSVGLNVILASLLYKRHPATLKFVLVDPKKVELSIFNKIERHYLAKLPDTDEAIITDTKKVVNTLNSLCMEMDRRYDLLKEAGCRNLKEYNAKFIERRLNPKKGHRFLPFIVLVIDELADLMMTAGKEVETPIARLAQLARAIGIHLIVATQRPSVNVITGIIKANFPCRISFKVTSKIDSRTILDTGGADQLIGQGDMLFSAGSDLIRVQCAFIDTPEVDRVCDFIGEQQGYSDAYLLPEVAGADGDAGSGNEEMDPSERDSMFEDAARCIVLHQQGSTSLLQRKLKLGYNRAGRLIDQLQHAGIVGPFEGSKARDVLIPDEYQLEQLLNSMK, encoded by the coding sequence ATGGCCGATAATCGTTATAAAACCCCTCCCGCCGGCCCCTCGGCTAACCGCCCGAACGAGCCCAAAGCCAATCGGCGCAACGAGCCGCGCCCCAACGCGCCGGCTCCCGAGGCCGCCCCCGCTGTTCGCCCGCAGCCCCGCCCCGCTGCTGCCAACGTGCCCAAAGCCGCCCGCGCCGCCCAGGCCCCGGCGGCGAAACCCGCCAAGCCACCCCGCGCCCCGCGCGGCCCCCTGCCCGGGGTGGGCAACCTGCTGCCCCTGCTGCGCGACCGCCGCTTTCACCTCTTCGTGGGCTTCGGGCTGTTGCTGGGCAGCCTCTACCTCACCATTGCCTTCACGTCCTTCCTATTCACTGGCCACGCCGACCAGAGCGTGGTGGGCGCCATGAGCACCCTGACGGTGAAGGAAGCCGGAGCCGAGTCGCACAACTGGCTGGGTCTGCTCGGGGCCTGGGCCGCCGAGCTGCTGATTTACAAGCTGTTTGGCGTGGCGGCATTTGCCCTCATTCCCATCGTTTTTTTTCTGGGATATAAGATTGTGTTCCGCACCGCGCCGGTTTCGGTGAGCTACGTGCTGGCGTTGGGCCTGTTCAGCATGGCCTGGCTGAGCATTTTGCTGGGCTACGTGGTGGTGTCGCTGGCTGCGCCAGGGGCCGACCCCGTGCTGGCCCACCGACTCGATTTCCTGTGTGGCGGCGTGGGTTTTGAAGCTGCTTCCTGGCTCGATAGCCTCATTGGCTGGGGCACGGTGCTGCTGCTGGCCTTCGCCCTGATTTCGTTCGTGGTGTTCTTCTTCAACGTTACCAGCCTCAACCTGGGCCGTTTCCGCAGCCTCAGCACCGAGGACGATGCCGACGAAGACGCCGAGCTGGAAGCTGAAATTGCCGCCGAGCAGGCGGCTGCCGTCCAGCCGGTAGCCCCGGTAGCGCCCGCCGCCCCCGCCATGACCCTGAAAACCCGCCCGGCCGCGCCAGAGGCTACGGTTACATCCTCCGCCATGGTTGCCGCTGGCGGGGCCCAGGCCACCGGTCTGGCGCTGGAGTTCGATGCTGATGATGAGATAGAGGAGGCTCCGGCACCCGTAAAAGAATACGAGCCGGCCCCCCGGCCCGGCGCGGGCCTGCCGCTGGCCGTAGCCGGTGCGATGGTTGCCCCGGCCGTTGTGGCCGCTACTAGCGCGGCTACTTCGGCTGCCTCAACAGCTGCCGCCGCACTGCCATTGGTTGTTTCCGGCCCGTCGTTTTCTATCGAAATGCCCACGGCGGAGGAGGAATTGTCTGTGGTGCCGAGCTTACCCGCGTCCACCATTCCCACGCCGCTTTCGCTGGCCGACTTGGCCGATGGCGACGTCCCGCTGCCCGCATCCAAGTCCCCCGGTCCCCAGGTCCCGAAGTCCCTTGAAATTACCGTGCCCGGCCGCGACGACCTCGACCCCAACGCCGGGGCCGACATTGCGGCCGTGGCCGATGAGGACGAGGACCCCGACGCCATGCCCGCCGGCAACTACGACCCCACGCTGGAGCTCTCGCGCTTCCAGTTCCCCACGCTGGAGCTGCTCAACGACTACGGCATCGCCAAAGCGCAGGTAACCAAGGAGGAGCTCGAAGCCAATAAGGACCGCATCGTGGAGACGCTGGGCCACTACGGCATCAGCATCGCCAGCATCAAGGCCACCATTGGGCCCACGGTCACGCTCTATGAGATTGTGCCCGAGGCCGGCGTTCGTATCTCCAAAATCAAGGCCCTGGAAGACGATATTGCGCTGAGCCTGGCTGCGTTGGGTATTCGTATCATCGCGCCAATTCCCGGCAAGGGTACCATTGGCATCGAGGTGCCAAACACCAAGAAGGAGATGGTGAGCATTCGCTCGGTGCTGGGTTCGGAGAAGTTCGCCAAGACCGAAATGGACCTGCCCATTGCCTTCGGCCGCACCATTACCAACGAGGTTTTTGTGGCTGATTTGGCCAAGATGCCCCACTTGCTGATGGCCGGCGCCACGGGCCAGGGCAAGTCGGTGGGGTTGAACGTGATTCTGGCCTCGCTGCTCTACAAGCGCCACCCCGCCACGCTGAAGTTTGTGCTCGTTGACCCCAAAAAGGTGGAACTGAGCATCTTCAACAAGATTGAGCGCCACTACCTGGCCAAGCTGCCCGATACCGACGAGGCCATTATCACCGACACCAAAAAGGTGGTGAACACGCTGAATTCGCTGTGCATGGAGATGGACCGGCGCTACGACCTGCTTAAGGAAGCCGGCTGCCGCAACCTGAAGGAATACAACGCCAAGTTCATCGAGCGCCGCCTCAACCCCAAGAAAGGCCACCGCTTCCTGCCCTTCATCGTGCTGGTAATTGACGAGCTGGCCGACCTGATGATGACGGCCGGCAAGGAGGTGGAAACCCCCATTGCCCGCCTCGCCCAGCTGGCCCGCGCCATCGGTATTCACCTCATCGTGGCCACGCAGCGCCCCTCGGTGAACGTGATTACCGGCATCATTAAGGCCAACTTCCCCTGCCGGATTTCCTTTAAGGTGACCAGCAAAATTGACTCGCGCACCATTCTCGACACCGGCGGGGCCGACCAGCTCATCGGCCAGGGCGACATGCTCTTCTCAGCCGGCTCGGACCTGATTCGCGTGCAGTGCGCCTTCATCGACACGCCCGAGGTGGACCGCGTCTGCGACTTTATCGGCGAGCAGCAGGGCTATTCCGATGCCTACCTGCTGCCCGAAGTGGCCGGGGCCGACGGCGACGCCGGCAGCGGCAACGAAGAAATGGACCCCTCCGAGCGCGACTCCATGTTTGAGGATGCCGCCCGCTGCATCGTGTTGCACCAGCAGGGCAGCACCAGCCTGCTCCAGCGCAAGCTGAAGCTCGGCTATAACCGGGCCGGCCGCCTGATTGACCAGCTCCAGCACGCCGGCATCGTGGGCCCGTTCGAGGGCAGCAAGGCCCGCGATGTGCTCATTCCCGATGAGTACCAGCTGGAGCAATTGCTGAACAGCATGAAGTAG
- the xerD gene encoding site-specific tyrosine recombinase XerD: MTWPQALKQFDGYLRLEKSLSPNSVEAYVRDISKLQQFLIIQKLHLGPTQVSTEVLREFLSTLQGLGLSATSQARTLSGLKAFFSFLIMEDLLKVDPTDTLEAPKTGRHLPDTLSYPEVEQLLAAIDLSTDEGLRTRALLEVLYSSGLRVSELCDLRLSNIYADEGFMKVVGKGNKERLVPVGGEALKQLNFYLSGVRGHLDIKPGSEDFAFLSQRGRPLSRITVFTTLKKLAEQAGLRKTISPHTLRHSFATHLIEGGADLRAVQEMLGHASITTTEIYTHLDRDFLRQVITEFHPRS; the protein is encoded by the coding sequence ATGACCTGGCCCCAAGCCCTCAAACAGTTCGACGGCTACCTGCGCCTCGAAAAGTCGCTCTCGCCGAACTCGGTGGAGGCCTACGTGCGCGACATCAGCAAGCTCCAGCAGTTTCTAATCATCCAAAAGCTGCATCTTGGCCCCACCCAGGTGAGCACCGAGGTACTGCGCGAATTCCTCAGCACCCTGCAAGGCCTGGGCCTGAGCGCCACCTCCCAGGCCCGCACGCTCTCGGGCCTGAAGGCGTTTTTCAGCTTCCTCATCATGGAAGACTTGCTGAAAGTTGACCCCACTGACACCCTCGAAGCCCCCAAAACCGGCCGCCACCTGCCCGACACCCTCAGCTACCCCGAGGTGGAGCAGCTCCTCGCCGCCATCGACCTGAGCACCGATGAAGGTCTGCGCACCCGCGCCCTACTCGAAGTGCTGTACTCGTCCGGCCTGCGCGTGAGCGAGCTCTGCGACCTGCGCCTGAGCAACATCTACGCCGACGAGGGATTTATGAAAGTGGTGGGCAAGGGCAATAAGGAGCGGTTGGTGCCCGTGGGGGGCGAGGCCCTCAAGCAGCTCAATTTCTATCTCAGTGGCGTGCGCGGGCATCTCGACATCAAACCCGGTAGTGAGGACTTTGCCTTTCTGAGCCAGCGTGGCCGGCCGCTCTCGCGCATCACCGTGTTCACCACGCTCAAAAAGCTGGCCGAGCAGGCGGGCCTGCGCAAAACTATCAGCCCGCACACCCTGCGCCATTCCTTCGCCACGCACCTGATTGAGGGCGGGGCCGACCTGCGCGCCGTGCAGGAGATGCTGGGCCACGCCAGCATTACTACCACCGAGATTTATACCCACCTGGACCGGGACTTCCTGCGGCAGGTGATTACCGAGTTTCATCCGCGTAGTTGA
- the aroQ gene encoding type II 3-dehydroquinate dehydratase codes for MDILILNGPNLNLLGRREPGIYGNRSFEDFFPELEEAFPQLKLTQFQSNHEGAILDKLHEIGFTHHGIVLNAGGYTHTSIALADAVAAINTPVVEVHLSNLHAREDFRQKSLFGRHCAGSISGFGLESYRLAVQWFVNQTPKRVGFRV; via the coding sequence ATGGACATTCTCATTCTCAACGGCCCCAACCTCAACCTGCTCGGCCGCCGCGAGCCCGGCATCTACGGCAACCGCTCATTCGAAGACTTTTTCCCCGAGCTCGAAGAAGCCTTCCCGCAGCTGAAGCTCACGCAGTTCCAATCGAACCACGAAGGCGCAATTCTGGATAAGCTGCACGAAATCGGCTTCACGCACCACGGCATCGTGCTCAACGCCGGCGGCTACACGCACACCAGCATAGCCCTGGCCGATGCCGTGGCCGCCATCAACACGCCCGTGGTAGAAGTGCACCTGAGCAACCTGCACGCCCGCGAAGACTTCCGCCAGAAAAGCCTATTTGGGCGGCACTGCGCGGGCAGCATTAGCGGCTTCGGGCTGGAAAGCTACCGGCTGGCCGTGCAGTGGTTCGTAAACCAGACGCCCAAACGGGTCGGATTTCGAGTGTAG
- a CDS encoding aminotransferase class V-fold PLP-dependent enzyme: MYTFNPGPSAVYPAVRQYLTDAFDEGWLSAPHRSEKVTALVRQTVTDLKTKLNVPQDYTVLFTGSATECWEILAQSLTPRRSLHIYNGDFGEKWYKYAKAIRPASTGLSFGLDELPDIASLPFAPDDTDLVCITQNETSTATQLREGFILNLYNRLGGALLAVDATSSLAGLNLKYIKADIWYGSVQKCFGLPAGLGVMILSPRAVAQAKLVNDRSHYNGLPAMLSQMLNHQTNYTPNVLGIYLLSRVLADREPIKTVHQHLADRAEKLYAFFEQATPLTPLINNYETRSTTVIGLRGDAGLIDAIKAKAREAGLQLGSGYGPLKNTTIRIANFPAVPDAAMEALVQFFAKEFPG; this comes from the coding sequence ATGTATACTTTCAATCCCGGGCCTTCGGCCGTATATCCCGCCGTTCGGCAGTACCTCACCGATGCATTTGACGAGGGCTGGCTCTCGGCCCCGCACCGCTCCGAAAAGGTGACCGCCCTGGTGCGCCAGACCGTGACCGACCTCAAAACCAAGCTCAACGTGCCGCAGGACTATACCGTCCTGTTCACCGGCTCGGCTACCGAGTGCTGGGAAATTCTGGCCCAGAGCCTCACCCCGCGCCGCTCGTTACACATCTACAACGGCGACTTCGGCGAGAAGTGGTATAAGTACGCCAAGGCCATTCGGCCGGCCAGTACGGGCCTGAGCTTCGGGCTCGATGAGCTGCCCGACATTGCCAGCCTACCCTTCGCCCCCGACGATACCGACCTGGTGTGCATCACCCAGAACGAAACCAGCACCGCCACCCAGCTCCGCGAAGGCTTCATCCTGAACCTGTACAACCGCCTCGGCGGGGCCCTGCTGGCCGTGGATGCCACCAGCTCGCTGGCCGGCCTGAACCTGAAGTACATCAAAGCCGACATCTGGTACGGCTCGGTGCAGAAGTGCTTCGGACTGCCCGCCGGGCTGGGCGTGATGATTTTGTCGCCCCGCGCCGTGGCCCAGGCCAAGCTGGTGAACGACCGCAGCCACTACAACGGCCTACCCGCCATGCTGAGCCAGATGCTCAACCACCAAACCAACTACACGCCCAACGTGCTGGGCATCTACCTCCTGAGCCGCGTGCTGGCCGACCGCGAGCCCATCAAAACCGTGCACCAGCACCTCGCCGACCGCGCCGAAAAGCTCTACGCTTTCTTCGAGCAGGCCACCCCGCTCACGCCCCTCATCAACAACTACGAAACCCGCTCCACCACCGTCATCGGCCTGCGCGGCGATGCCGGATTAATTGATGCAATCAAAGCCAAAGCCCGGGAAGCCGGCCTGCAGCTGGGCAGCGGCTACGGCCCGCTCAAAAACACCACCATCCGCATCGCCAACTTCCCCGCTGTGCCCGATGCCGCCATGGAGGCGCTGGTGCAGTTCTTCGCCAAAGAGTTTCCGGGATAA
- a CDS encoding MarC family protein has protein sequence MLNLQQIFSVTLTLFAVIDIIGSIPIIIQIRQREGQIKAELATIVAGCLMVAFLFLGQSILHLFGVDNESFALAGAVIIFLIGLEMILGVELFKSDLTASTGSIVPLAFPLITGAGTMTTLLSLRAAYTLPNILVGIMLNLVFVYAVLKTSPWIERKLGKAGEDVLRRVFGVILLAIAIKLFKANF, from the coding sequence ATGCTCAATCTCCAGCAAATATTCTCCGTCACGCTCACACTCTTCGCCGTGATTGACATTATCGGCTCCATTCCCATTATTATTCAGATTCGGCAGCGCGAGGGACAGATTAAAGCCGAGCTGGCTACCATTGTAGCCGGCTGTCTGATGGTGGCGTTTCTCTTTCTGGGCCAGAGCATTCTGCATCTTTTTGGGGTCGATAACGAAAGCTTTGCGCTGGCCGGCGCGGTCATCATCTTCCTCATCGGGCTCGAGATGATTCTCGGCGTCGAGCTTTTCAAGTCCGACCTCACGGCCAGCACCGGCTCCATTGTGCCGCTGGCGTTTCCGCTCATCACCGGGGCCGGCACCATGACCACGCTACTCTCGCTCCGCGCCGCATACACGCTGCCCAACATCCTGGTCGGCATTATGCTCAACCTCGTGTTCGTGTACGCCGTGCTCAAAACCAGCCCCTGGATTGAGCGCAAGCTCGGCAAAGCCGGCGAGGACGTGCTGCGCCGCGTGTTCGGCGTGATTCTGCTGGCCATTGCCATCAAGCTGTTTAAAGCTAATTTTTAA
- the rnhA gene encoding ribonuclease HI yields MIHLFTDGSARGNPGPGGYGAILRYGPHEKELTQGFRHTTNNRMELLAVIVGLEAVTRPDLPIRVVSDSKYVVDSVEKKWVFGWEKKADFGKKANEDLWRRFLRIYKQRKVTFHWIKGHAGHAENERCDVLAVQSALGKGLLVDEGYEKGVLNAGG; encoded by the coding sequence TTGATTCACCTGTTCACCGACGGCTCGGCACGCGGCAACCCCGGCCCGGGCGGCTACGGCGCCATTTTGCGCTACGGCCCGCACGAAAAAGAGCTCACCCAGGGCTTCCGCCACACCACCAACAACCGCATGGAGCTGCTGGCCGTGATAGTCGGCCTCGAAGCCGTGACCCGCCCCGACCTGCCCATCCGCGTCGTCTCCGACTCCAAATACGTGGTCGATTCCGTGGAAAAAAAGTGGGTTTTCGGCTGGGAGAAAAAAGCCGATTTCGGTAAAAAAGCCAACGAGGACCTGTGGCGTCGCTTCCTGCGCATCTACAAGCAGCGCAAAGTCACCTTCCACTGGATAAAAGGCCACGCCGGCCACGCCGAAAATGAGCGCTGCGACGTGCTGGCCGTGCAAAGCGCCCTGGGCAAAGGCCTGCTGGTGGATGAAGGGTATGAGAAAGGAGTTTTGAATGCTGGGGGTTGA
- a CDS encoding tRNA1(Val) (adenine(37)-N6)-methyltransferase, with amino-acid sequence MPNDYFQFQQFRIEQSACAMKVSTDACLLGAAADLTGATRLLDIGTGTGLLALMAAQRHATVAIEAVEIDAAAAAQAAANAAACPWAGRIRVRALSLAEYTATAPTPLADADFQFSHIICNPPFFRQSLRSPNAARTTARHEDAGSLSFAALAAFAANFLAVAGLLTVLLPPPEMRAFEAVAAQVGLYPATRLVVRHRPGSRPLRHITGFRPGASATHETELTIRTAENETEYSAAFEALLAGFYLAL; translated from the coding sequence TTGCCCAACGACTACTTCCAGTTCCAGCAGTTCCGCATCGAGCAAAGCGCCTGCGCCATGAAGGTGAGCACCGATGCCTGCCTGCTCGGCGCGGCCGCCGACCTCACCGGGGCCACGCGCCTGCTCGATATCGGCACGGGCACCGGTCTACTGGCCCTCATGGCCGCCCAGCGCCACGCTACCGTCGCAATCGAAGCGGTAGAGATTGATGCCGCCGCCGCCGCTCAGGCAGCGGCCAATGCGGCAGCCTGCCCGTGGGCCGGGCGCATTCGGGTGCGGGCGCTAAGCCTGGCTGAGTACACGGCGACGGCCCCTACCCCGTTGGCTGACGCCGACTTTCAGTTCAGTCACATTATCTGCAACCCGCCGTTTTTTCGGCAGTCGCTGCGCTCGCCCAATGCGGCGCGCACCACCGCGCGCCACGAAGATGCCGGTTCGCTTTCCTTTGCAGCACTAGCGGCTTTCGCGGCGAATTTTCTGGCCGTGGCTGGTTTACTCACGGTGCTTCTGCCACCACCCGAAATGCGGGCATTTGAGGCCGTTGCGGCGCAAGTCGGACTATATCCGGCTACGCGGCTGGTGGTACGGCATCGGCCCGGCAGCCGGCCACTGCGGCACATCACAGGTTTCCGGCCAGGGGCATCAGCAACACACGAAACCGAGCTAACGATTCGGACAGCGGAGAATGAGACAGAATACTCGGCCGCGTTCGAGGCATTGCTGGCCGGGTTTTACCTGGCGCTGTAG
- a CDS encoding ATP-binding cassette domain-containing protein produces MLEILNLRKAYGPHVVLHDVSLNLLPGTIHGLVGANGAGKTTLINCLYGLENDFAGTIRDTAGAAVREHCGLLPYEPYFCPCLTGREYLEFCLQARGRAIMDFAGWNQILELPLDQYADEHSAGMRKKLALLVQQFSYLILDEPFNGLDLEANLLLKEILKRLRDRGTGMLLTSHILGALTETCNEISVLVDGRVQRHYLAA; encoded by the coding sequence ATGCTTGAAATTCTTAATCTGCGCAAGGCTTACGGCCCGCACGTTGTGCTGCACGATGTGAGCCTGAACCTGCTTCCCGGCACTATTCACGGGCTGGTAGGAGCCAATGGTGCGGGAAAGACTACGCTTATCAATTGCCTTTATGGGCTGGAAAACGACTTTGCCGGTACCATCCGCGATACAGCCGGGGCGGCTGTGCGCGAGCATTGCGGGCTGCTGCCTTACGAGCCGTATTTCTGCCCGTGCCTCACCGGGCGCGAGTATCTGGAATTCTGCCTGCAGGCTCGGGGCCGCGCCATCATGGATTTTGCGGGTTGGAACCAAATCCTGGAGCTGCCCCTCGACCAGTATGCCGACGAACATTCGGCCGGCATGCGCAAGAAGCTGGCCCTGCTGGTGCAGCAGTTCAGCTACCTCATTCTCGATGAGCCCTTCAACGGCCTCGACTTGGAAGCCAACCTGCTGCTGAAGGAAATCCTGAAGCGGCTGCGCGACCGGGGTACGGGCATGCTGCTCACCTCGCACATCCTGGGTGCGCTCACCGAAACCTGCAATGAAATCTCGGTGCTGGTGGATGGGCGTGTACAGCGCCATTATCTGGCGGCGTAA
- the tnpA gene encoding IS200/IS605 family transposase — MKQRTGSHSVHKLEVHLVWSTKYRYQVLTGDVQLRCRDLLRHTCNTLDVGILKGVVSKDHIHLHVSYPPALAVIELMRRLKGRSAKLLLQEFPELKRRYWGGHFWGIGYGAWSVGNITDELLEAYLNHHKDQPNGDENFILE, encoded by the coding sequence ATGAAGCAGCGAACAGGCAGCCATTCGGTTCACAAGCTGGAAGTGCATCTGGTGTGGAGCACAAAATATCGCTACCAGGTGCTGACGGGGGATGTGCAACTGCGCTGCCGGGACTTGCTGCGTCATACGTGTAACACGCTGGATGTGGGCATCTTGAAAGGGGTAGTGAGCAAAGACCATATCCATTTGCACGTCTCGTATCCGCCCGCCTTGGCTGTGATCGAATTAATGCGTCGCTTGAAGGGACGCAGCGCCAAGTTGCTCTTGCAAGAGTTTCCCGAGTTGAAGCGGCGGTATTGGGGCGGTCATTTCTGGGGCATTGGCTACGGGGCCTGGAGTGTCGGTAACATCACAGACGAGCTACTCGAAGCGTATTTGAATCATCACAAGGACCAGCCCAATGGGGACGAGAATTTCATTCTGGAATAG